GAACAAAGATAGACATGACATCTTCTGACCTGTAGCTGACTGCAACAGTTACTGCTATGCCTTACAAATAGTTCTAGTGATGTTAATGTGCAAAAAGACAAGTGGTCAACATATTTCACAACTCCATTAGCTGGTCTTTGCCGGGCTGAACAAAGATAGACATGACATCTTCTGACCTGTAGCTGACTGCAACAGTTACTGCTATGCCTTACAAATAGTTCTAGTGATGTTAATGTGCAAAAAGACAAGTGGTCAACATATTTCACAACTCCATTAGCTGGTCTTTGCCGGGCTGAACAAAGATAGACATGACATCTTCTGACCTGTAGCTGACTGCAACAGTTACTGCTATGCCTTACAAATAGTTCTAGTGATGTTAATGTGCAAAAAGACAAGTGGTCAACATGGTTCACACGTCCATTAGCTGGTCTTTGACGTGTTAATCTTGGTGCAAACAAGTTTCTCGTTTTCTTTATATGACTATTGTGAATTGTAGTGGAAATGGATATTGGTGAGATccataagttaaaaatacagAGATATTAGTATGAACTTGTATTTTATCTGACTAATGCTGCCTTATTTCTTAAAGCAATGGTTTCATATAAATGCCTTCTGTcaaattgcaataaatatattgcatgTCTTTGTTCTTgtttaactattatatatattttgacaaaatgCTGGTATTTATTGGCAATTATCGTAACATGAATGTGACAGGTAGATATGACACTCATATGatcttgtaaaaataaaatagttattgttCTTCATCATTTAGCttacataatgaaaaatttgtttttaacttaatcCAGAGCCCAAAAAAGCGATTTTGAGTACTTTGaacaatatattcttatatcaatacgttaataaagaaattattttgcagATTGTTCGATGCACTCTGCTTGGAGAGAAAACACATCCGTTACCGTGGAGACCCTCGGGTCCAACTTCATGTTCTGATACATCCAAGGATGACCGTTTTTCGCAGAGCGGAAGGTGATACCAGCATCACGCAGCACTTCTGGCTCAAAACCATACCCTGGTTCACCCGTCTTGTCGTCCTTGATCTTAAATTCCTTTGCACAGACGAGATCCTCGAAGTGGTCGCGACTAAATGTCTTTTGTTAGAGGAGCTGAATATGGTCTCTAGGGTGGATGTGTTCAAGTCCGTCGTAAACGCTTCGGTTCTTCTCAGGAACGTGTCGGATGTAGGTCTCTGTTGTGTCAGCCATCTCAAAAAGCTGAAGGTGCTCTCCATGGATCCGCCGCGTCACGAAAAGTGTAGTCGTGTAGGTCGTTGCGTCACCCAAGCTGGCATCATCATGCTGATATGCGAGTTGCCCAAACTGGAGGAGCTCAATATAGAATCCTGCGACATAGGGTCTACGTTGATTGGTACGGGCATCAAGATAGGACCATTGAGTCTCAAGAAAGTGAACTGTCACTTCGCATCAGCAGAAGGCATAAGAAAATTGATAGAAATGTGCCCCGAATTGCAGGAGTTGTCCATCACACACCTGACCACCAACGACAAAGAGCTGATTCTGGCAGAGATAACTGCCAGCAATCTGCGTCtgaataaacttaatatgtcTTTCTTCTCCTATACGGATTCTTTGCGCAAGTTGTTACAGGTACAAGGCCAGTATTTGACACATTTCTCGCTCTGGGACATCGATCAGTCCATCGATATGGATGCAGTTATAAACATCGGGCTCTGCTGCCCCAACTTGACCACCTTCAGTCTCATTACACAGTCTGATCAGCTCACCCTTCCCTCGTCCCTCAGCAGatctaaaaaaatcttcacCAAAATCAGGAACCTAACCTTGGGGAACGAGAATTTCGATCTGCAGAAAGTCATGATGTTCTTCTTAAaccattcaaataaaatcgaaACTCTCATCCTCAAATATCAGGTGAAGCTAGCTTTCAATGATGTCATCATAAATATCTTAGACAACGGCTATTTGGACAATGTGAGCAACCTCTGGCTAGACTGCACTTTGGACGTGTCCAAAGAGGTTGTCATGAAACTGATACTGAACTGCGACGAGCTGACAACATTGACTGCTGATTTCGGTGAGGCTTTGGCTGACATAGTTGATTACATTAACGATAATAATCTTAATCTTAGATTGGGAGGCTACTAAGTGTAcgcattatgtatttatttattgatgtaaCCATTTTAATCCTATGCTATTATCCAATATATGATCAACTTAACCTTATgatgttgttttattactcCTTCTCCCACTGTAACTAAATAACTCATCTAGATCTTGCCCAAGGACAAGTGCTTACTTCCGTTTGATTGTTTTTGAGGATGTATTAACTGTCatcgaagatttttttttaaactgtctataaaactttatagaaaaagattaAGGTACTATTtggtttgaaatgaaaattccATGGtcgaataaaattgtaatatgtatttagaGATATGAAAAGCACAGTCGATGGTGGGTAGAGACAAACATTGTTGGTACtactaaaacattaaataattttaagactcCATATACATTTGTGGATCATAAAGTACattgcaaattaaatttactcacaatttacttttaaaacttactcacaatttactattaaaacttactcacaatttacttttaaaactgaAAGGTTTCACCGACAATACACTAATAATAAAGCACTCAAAACTATGATTAGGATAATGCATAACCACATTCTTAgcaatttgataaatatattaaagaaagttgaaatttttttacttaaatctaTCCAGCATTTATTGCCAGTGAAGTTTTAATTGCTTATATAAGAGGACAATACaatgtgattattattataataataaaaaagtcttAATAGATACATTCGCTTACCCTTAATGTCTTAGAATGTTAGAAgtaatactataattttgttttatatttacaattgcacacttaaaattatcaaatcacaaatagaaaattatcaaatttatatctaaatacgTTTTGTGAACAGCGCTCGCGTCCAAAGACCATTTGCCAAACGAATTGCTTGTTAGTTACACTTACATGTACGACCACTTATATATTGAAGTACACACACAGAACATGCAAGAGGAACTTTATTAAACCTAgcacatacattttaaaacattgaattgAATGATTAAATGAATAGGTACGCTGGATGCACCTCACTTATGTACTAGCCTTATACAGCTTATGATAAGGAAGAAAAACTAACAGCAAAAATCTtagtataatacaaatttctgTGCACTTCTTACAATACATGTAAACTAGCTTAGGTACTAAAATACAATCCCTACATTATTTCTACGTGTCACGTGTATATTgcatagaatttttattactatagaaataaattaaatgttatatttatatgtatttaacgGACAatggacataaaaatattgataaacacAATCACTGTGAGGAAGGATATTTACGGTATATAtggatgttatatataataggaatATTCATTTAACTAACCCTAATTTAGATATTACTTtacttaaataagtaaattagaccattaatacataaatctaCATACCCTGTGGAAACGGTCTCATAAATTCTCA
This Danaus plexippus chromosome Z, MEX_DaPlex, whole genome shotgun sequence DNA region includes the following protein-coding sequences:
- the LOC116777321 gene encoding uncharacterized protein LOC116777321 isoform X1, with protein sequence MSPRKQPPTLFKLAVRSSLKFINDRCYDIEKEYSENELKKYKKRILALKTFLLATLPARLFDALCLERKHIRYRGDPRVQLHVLIHPRMTVFRRAEGDTSITQHFWLKTIPWFTRLVVLDLKFLCTDEILEVVATKCLLLEELNMVSRVDVFKSVVNASVLLRNVSDVGLCCVSHLKKLKVLSMDPPRHEKCSRVGRCVTQAGIIMLICELPKLEELNIESCDIGSTLIGTGIKIGPLSLKKVNCHFASAEGIRKLIEMCPELQELSITHLTTNDKELILAEITASNLRLNKLNMSFFSYTDSLRKLLQVQGQYLTHFSLWDIDQSIDMDAVINIGLCCPNLTTFSLITQSDQLTLPSSLSRSKKIFTKIRNLTLGNENFDLQKVMMFFLNHSNKIETLILKYQVKLAFNDVIINILDNGYLDNVSNLWLDCTLDVSKEVVMKLILNCDELTTLTADFGEALADIVDYINDNNLNLRLGGY
- the LOC116777321 gene encoding uncharacterized protein LOC116777321 isoform X2; amino-acid sequence: MTVFRRAEGDTSITQHFWLKTIPWFTRLVVLDLKFLCTDEILEVVATKCLLLEELNMVSRVDVFKSVVNASVLLRNVSDVGLCCVSHLKKLKVLSMDPPRHEKCSRVGRCVTQAGIIMLICELPKLEELNIESCDIGSTLIGTGIKIGPLSLKKVNCHFASAEGIRKLIEMCPELQELSITHLTTNDKELILAEITASNLRLNKLNMSFFSYTDSLRKLLQVQGQYLTHFSLWDIDQSIDMDAVINIGLCCPNLTTFSLITQSDQLTLPSSLSRSKKIFTKIRNLTLGNENFDLQKVMMFFLNHSNKIETLILKYQVKLAFNDVIINILDNGYLDNVSNLWLDCTLDVSKEVVMKLILNCDELTTLTADFGEALADIVDYINDNNLNLRLGGY